The following proteins are encoded in a genomic region of Coffea eugenioides isolate CCC68of chromosome 6, Ceug_1.0, whole genome shotgun sequence:
- the LOC113773680 gene encoding LOW QUALITY PROTEIN: protein trichome birefringence-like (The sequence of the model RefSeq protein was modified relative to this genomic sequence to represent the inferred CDS: inserted 1 base in 1 codon; deleted 1 base in 1 codon; substituted 1 base at 1 genomic stop codon) → PSSSAGFLSTSACLCCIHSGSFWELQDEARKRKQTNSKNKAHLCAEITKYQPINGGTLVTELKSQFYLLKNKKXVALAYGFIFAFIAFTIFLAFSPSPNSSSPWFSNIFSRSSFRGGTLNSSTPPTLSDESHGSHFSSVFSYFFPNSSQQAINDSSAFESSPTSIARSQNSSSEQVNFSKGSPIVSNQTPSSELNDKVGVLKPNRSTTIPAPKSAEVLKNRTVNATPKSSSEMNNSSSDAKNQTQSKELESKGEVLKANQSTIGAVNSSEKANNSATSSAKSLPGKNNVSGVGEKRIAENGVEVKNLTSSLLKKQSNGASSSVSAKQRMDELVKGLVNCNLFDGNWVKDDSYPLYKPGSCSLIDEQFNCFLNRRPDSNYYKFKWKPKECILPRLDGGHMLELLKGKRLVFVGDSLNRNMWESLICILRNSVKDQKKVYEASGRQHFRTEASYSFVFEDYKFTVEFFVTPFLVQEWEFQDKNGKKKETLRLDLVGHSADKYKSADIIIFNTGHWWTHDKTALGKDYYQEGSHVYSELNVLEAFRKALTTWARWVDAMXIRQKALVFFRGYSASHFSGGQWNSGGACDHETEPIKNETYLSQYPSKMVVLEKILRNMKTPVSYLNVTRMTDYRKDGHPSIYRKQSLTEEERRSPLTYQDCSHWCLPGVPDSWNELLYAELLVKQYQKQLQQHKRP, encoded by the exons CCATCATCTTCAGCTGGCTTTCTTTCTACTTCTGCCTGTCTATGCTGTATACATAGTGGTAGTTTCTGGGAATTGCAAGACGAggcaagaaaaaggaaacaaaccAATAGCAAGAATAAGGCCCATTTATGCGCAGAAATAACCAAGTATCAACCTATCAATGGAGGAACTTTGGTGACAGAGCTCAAGAGCCAATTCTATCTGCTCAAAAATAAGA CAGTAGCTTTGGCTTATGGCTTCATCTTTGCTTTTATTGCTTTCACAATTTTCTTAGCTTTTAGTCCTTCTCCAAATTCTTCTTCCCCTTGGTTCTCCAACATTTTTAGCAGAAGTAGCTTCAGGGGCGGTACTTTAAACTCATCTACTCCTCCAACTTTGTCTGATGAGTCTCATGGATCTcatttttcttctgttttttcttacttttttcccAACTCTTCACAGCAAGCAATTAATGACTCTTCTGCTTTTGAGTCATCGCCAACCAGCATTGCTAGATCCCAGAACAGTTCATCTGAGCAAGTAAATTTCAGTAAAGGTTCCCCAATTGTCAGTAATCAGACTCCGAGTTCTGAGTTGAATGATAAAGTTGGAGTCTTGAAGCCAAATCGGAGCACAACAATTCCAGCACCAAAATCTGCTGAGGTTCTGAAGAATCGGACTGTGAATGCAACACCAAAATCTTCTTCTGAAATGAATAATAGTTCGTCAGATGCCAAGAATCAGACTCAGAGCAAAGAGTTGGAGAGTAAAGGTGAAGTCTTGAAGGCAAATCAGAGCACTATTGGGGCTGTAAATTCATCAGAGAAGGCAAACAATAGTGCAACTTCATCAGCCAAATCCTTGCCTGGAAAGAATAATGTGAGTGGGGTTGGAGAAAAAAGAATTGCAGAGAACGGTGTGGAAGTTAAGAATCTCACATCTTCTTTGCTGAAGAAACAGAGTAATGGGGCTAGTTCTAGTGTCTCTGCAAAGCAGAGGATGGATGAATTGGTGAAGGGTTTGGTGAACTGTAATCTGTTTGATGGGAATTGGGTGAAAGATGACTCCTACCCTTTATACAAGCCCGGTTCTTGCTCTCTGATTGATGAACAATTCAATTGCTTTCTCAATCGTAGACCTGATAGTAATTACTACAAGTTCAAGTGGAAGCCAAAAGAATGCATCCTTCCAAG GTTGGATGGAGGCCATATGCTGGAGTTGTTGAAAGGAAAGAGATTGGTATTTGTTGGCGATTCTCTCAATCGGAATATGTGGGAATCTCTTATTTGCATCCTCAGAAACTCCGTCAAAGACCAGAAAAAGGTCTATGAAGCATCTGGAAGACAACATTTCCGAACAGAAGCTTCTTATTCCTTTGTATTTGAA GACTACAAGTTCACTGTGGAGTTTTTTGTGACTCCTTTCTTGGTTCAAGAATGGGAATTCCAggataaaaatggaaaaaagaaggaaactcttcgacttgatttggttgggcaTTCTGCTGATAAATATAAAAGTGCAGATATCATTATTTTCAACACAGGGCACTGGTGGACTCATGACAAGACGGCACTGGG AAAGGATTATTATCAAGAAGGC AGCCATGTATACAGCGAATTGAATGTTCTTGAGGCGTTCAGAAAAGCTTTGACGACTTGGGCGAGATGGGTTGATGCCATGTAAATCCGGCAAAAAGCCCTCGTTTTCTTCAGAGGCTATTCTGCATCTCATTTCAG TGGTGGGCAATGGAATTCCGGTGGCGCGTGTGACCATGAAACTGAGCCGATAAAGAATGAGACATATCTGTCTCAGTATCCATCCAAGATGGTCGTGCTGGAGAAAATCTTGAGGAATATGAAAACCCCCGTCTCATACCTCAACGTTACAAGAATGACAGATTATCGGAAGGATGGACACCCCTCGATATATCGGAAACAAAGTTTGACAGAGGAGGAGAGGAGATCACCTTTGACGTACCAAGATTGCAGCCATTGGTGTCTCCCTGGGGTGCCTGATTCTTGGAATGAGCTACTTTATGCAGAACTTCTGGTAAAACAATACCAGAAGCAGCTGCAACAGCATAAAAGACCATAG
- the LOC113775988 gene encoding homeobox-leucine zipper protein HOX11, which yields MELALSLGDTPKPFTFLDKAQKMVNRDLGFCMGLGKGAADRGGDHQSRNSRESDGERRGSSDPPVQLDLLPFSPVPRSQTSSSQLSFSWLTQHLTVAAEPGSSNGFTRAVDVNRRSLGVDKGGEEGTTALSSPNSAASSFQMDFSIYRSGSRSNKRSENEAENDIRGGMASSRASDEDENGMARKKLRLTKEQSAFLEESFKEHNTLNPKQKLALAKQLNLRPRQVEVWFQNRRARTKLKQTEVDCEYLKRCCETLTEENRRLQKELQELRALKSSQPFYMQLPATTLTMCPSCERVASTSTANTNVTSPPAATADIANTTLSLAKPRLTQMVPFPPLQVQGPQAAL from the exons ATGGAGTTAGCTTTGAGCCTAGGTGACACCCCAAAACCCTTTACATTTCTTGACAAAGCCCAGAAAATGGTGAATAGAGATCTAGGGTTTTGCATGGGTTTAGGAAAGGGTGCTGCTGATCGCGGTGGTGATCATCAGAGCAGAAATAGTAGAGAAAGTGATGGTGAAAGAAGAGGGTCATCAGATCCACCGGTTCAGCTTGATCTACTTCCTTTCTCTCCGGTTCCAAGAAGTCAAACTTCTTCATCCCAGCTCAGTTTTTCTTGGCTGACACAACACT tGACTGTAGCTGCCGAACCGGGTTCGTCCAATGGATTCACGAGGGCGGTGGACGTGAACCGGAGATCATTAGGAGTGGACAAGGGCGGCGAGGAAGGGACCACAGCTCTGTCCTCACCAAACAGCGCAGCCTCATCTTTCCAGATGGACTTTTCAATCTACAGAAGCGGATCAAGATCAAACAAAAGATCAGAGAATGAAGCAGAGAATGATATTAGAGGAGGGATGGCTTCTTCTAGAGCAAGTGATGAAGATGAAAATGGAATGGCCAGAAAAAAGCTTAGACTTACAAAAGAACAGTCTGCCTTTCTTGAAGAAAGCTTCAAAGAACACAATACCCTCAACCCA AAACAAAAGCTAGCTTTGGCAAAGCAATTGAATCTTCGTCCTCGCCAAGTAGAAGTGTGGTTCCAGAACAGAAGAGCAAG GACCAAGTTGAAGCAGACAGAAGTAGATTGTGAGTATTTAAAGAGGTGCTGCGAAACACTGACAGAAGAGAATAGGAGGTTGCAAAAGGAGCTACAAGAATTACGAGCCTTAAAATCTTCCCAGCCTTTCTACATGCAACTCCCTGCCACCACTCTCACCATGTGTCCCTCTTGTGAACGCGTTGCCTCCACCTCCACCGCCAACACTAACGTCACATCTCCACCGGCAGCCACTGCTGACATTGCTAATACAACACTCTCTCTTGCCAAGCCGAGGCTGACTCAAATGGTTCCGTTTCCACCATTACAAGTTCAAGGTCCACAGGCTGCCTTATGA